The Vespula pensylvanica isolate Volc-1 chromosome 3, ASM1446617v1, whole genome shotgun sequence nucleotide sequence ATAACGATGAGAAATCCGTCAAGCGTTACTCCAGATGAAAAGGATAACGATGTAATTgaagaaatcaaaataaaatcaaagggTTGGATGTATTTTCGTACGCAACGTACGAATGAATATGTTCGTTACGCATCTGCACTAATAGAAACAGCAAGCCATCTCAGAGATAACGTTACTTGTTTGCTGCGTATATTTTCTCGAACGTATTTACTAAATAATTACGTTAAATTCGattgaacaatttttatatttcgatttcttcattatttacttattttcttaaGTCGAAATGTCTTAACAAAAACACTCGATAATCCaacactatatataaatataataaaatacgattatattttctgtaatactataaataaatgttattattaaatatacgaattaattataaaatcaaaattgcAAAAGGAATATATTACTCAAATGTTTAATTTTGTAGAAATCGTATGAAAAATCTTGAGACTCATACATATAAGTTTTCAATATACCAACATTATACCGTATGTTGGTAATAAAGATAACGGATATAAAAGATTGTTTGAGAAGGTAGTAgagaaattgatatatttatcttatgaGATTTAAAGGAATGTGAAGTTATCATACAGTGTcactgaatatatatatatatatatatatatatatatatatatacatggatataaaaataattgttaaaattattataaattttaacatgtaattaattcttgtttgttttataCTATACACGCTAAAAGATTGTGTATCCAAAGAATATATCATCTATAAGTCTTTAAAtggatttaaaatatttaataaaggaagaaacatattttgttcatttctttttcaaaatcgaCTTTCAACGTAATCTGTAATTTACTTATCAagcattattataataagaaatgcATCGACTCAtcgttaaagaagaatttttgatTCTATGGTGtcgaattattacttttacacAATTAGTTTCATTTGGATTTAATAGATGGCAGTACTGTTCGATTTAGTTTACTCGTTCAGCGACTTAGAACTTTTATTACAGAAACTGCTAACAAATATAAGAAACGATGTTGCGCGCCATCTAACTTTGTAAATATAGAATTGTATTTATAGgcagttttttttatttagtgaAATTAACAAACGATTGCACTTGATACATAAtcaaatacgaaagaaattatattgcGCGCTACCTAACTTTGTAGGTATAGAGTTAAACTTGTAGGCAGTCCTTTGTCGTCCATATATTTTGCACTTGTGTAAAGTCAACGGgcgattctatttttatattatactctgcttttcgaatatatttctcaACGTATTGTAATTTTACGCCTGTTTTTTAGgattcatctttctctttgtcagtggtaaataatttatctatcttataaaacaatatatttgtatatatctaagCTCATCATAAAGGATTACTAATCATATTTAAGGATTGCACATTTGATcataatcgatatcgatattataatttttgtaattatttcaatattacatGAGAAACGTGATATAAGCATATTCacacttttctatttatctacctaaaaattatatatttcttatctattCCATAATTATTTTAGTTACGTGTACataacataaatttattatttatttagcgCTTCCTATTATATTCTGATAATGACTTCACCATGGAGAAAAATTCAGTCAGTAGAAGATCCTGTCAGTTTGTTGGAAATAACTTCTGACCAACTTGCAAAAAGCTTACAGGAAAAGTAATtgttaatatgtataaaaatctatttattagaatgtatgtatattttattttatattatatttttgtacatagagaattgaagaaatataaagattctTTAAAAGAAGAGCCGATTACAGAgatatatgatacatatgaATCAAACGATACAGACAGCGATGAAGTAATTGCACAAATGCTACAAGCTCAATATAATCGAGAATATGACATGATGTTAAAGCGTACTGAAACAAAGGTTAATCGTGATTCTAAAGGTTAtaatttacacatatatatctatagatatatctatctctctgtcatATTCATATTGccttaatttatattaaattttattaagttatattaattttatcattttccattatagtaaatatttcatattctaAATATCGAATGTCTTCATTTGAGGAAccagacgaaagaaaaacagatacCGATGATACAAATAAAGACTTTGACCGTTTTGtagtaagtaaatacatacgtgatggattttatttataggtAATAAAAggtatttcaaataattacaaagctatttgtcaaatattatatttaaagaagtTATACATTATATCGCTAACTAATTGCAGTGATGATAagtaaatgtttttaaatattttagagTATAGAAAAGGAGTATGCTTCGATACCTCGTTGTGGCTATAAAAAAGTAGGTGAAGGATCACAAATTGTAACAAAGCATGATATGTTAATGTCTTCAAGGATAAATGCATGCAGGGTTTTACAATTTCCACCTGGTATTGACACAGGAGATACAGGTGGATTTGAtgtcaaattaaataataaagtatttaataGTTTGCGTGCTCACAGTCATGCACAATg carries:
- the LOC122627481 gene encoding serine/threonine-protein kinase RIO3-like codes for the protein MTSPWRKIQSVEDPVSLLEITSDQLAKSLQEKELKKYKDSLKEEPITEIYDTYESNDTDSDEVIAQMLQAQYNREYDMMLKRTETKVNRDSKVNISYSKYRMSSFEEPDERKTDTDDTNKDFDRFVSIEKEYASIPRCGYKKVGEGSQIVTKHDMLMSSRINACRVLQFPPGIDTGDTGGFDVKLNNKVFNSLRAHSHAQWSKEKAKTRPHSK